In a genomic window of Ranitomeya imitator isolate aRanImi1 chromosome 5, aRanImi1.pri, whole genome shotgun sequence:
- the B3GNT7 gene encoding UDP-GlcNAc:betaGal beta-1,3-N-acetylglucosaminyltransferase 7 yields the protein MLQWRRRVYKSVCISFCLVIMLTIFQRGTSPGFLFTESSMDSEELLSTMKRDTHLVPDGFWAAKTEKQVTTASVTDAYPPEWDVNSINCTANWNLTTLDWFNMLEPHFQQFLLYRHCRYFPMIINNPQKCFGNIDLLIVVKSIITQHDRRDVIRKTWGKEKKINGKKIKTIFLLGTAMKEEERANYQKLLDFENQIYRDILQWDFLDSFFNLTLKEVHFLKWMTIYCQNVTYIFKGDDDVFVSPNNVLDYLDGKTSPDLFVGDVLYKAKPIRKKENKYYIPNSLYNKSFYPPYAGGGGFIMADSLVKRLFKASETLDLYPIDDVFLGMCLEVIKVNPIMHGGFKTFGIVKNKSSKMNKEPCFYRSMIVVHKLLPADLLQMWELVHSNLTCSRKVNIL from the coding sequence GAGAAGGAGAGTCTACAAAAGTGTGTGCATCTCATTCTGCTTGGTAATCATGTTGACCATCTTCCAGAGGGGGACATCACCTGGATTTCTTTTCACTGAAAGTAGTATGGATTCAGAGGAGCTTTTGAGTACTATGAAAAGGGACACCCATCTTGTCCCAGACGGGTTTTGGGCAGCCAAAACCGAGAAACAAGTGACCACAGCTTCTGTTACTGATGCATATCCTCCTGAATGGGATGTAAATTCCATCAACTGCACTGCTAATTGGAACCTTACCACGTTGGACTGGTTCAATATGCTGGAACCTCACTTCCAGCAGTTTCTTTTGTATCGGCACTGCCGTTATTTCCCCATGATTATTAATAACCCTCAGAAGTGTTTTGGAAACATTGATCTTTTAATTGTGGTCAAGTCAATAATAACTCAACATGACCGCCGGGACGTTATTCGCAAAACGTGGGGAAAAGAGAAAAAGATTAATGGCAAGAAAATAAAAACCATATTTCTTCTAGGGACTGCTATGAAGGAAGAGGAACGAGCTAATTACCAAAAACTGTTGGATTTTGAGAATCAGATATATAGAGATATTTTGCAATGGGATTTTTTAGATTCCTTTTTTAACTTGACTCTAAAGGAGGTGCACTTTCTAAAGTGGATGACTATTTACTGTCAGAATGTCACCTACATTTTTAAAGGAGATGATGATGTATTTGTCAGTCCAAATAATGTTTTGGACTATCTGGATGGCAAAACCTCACCAGACCTTTTTGTTGGAGATGTACTCTACAAAGCAAAACCCATccggaaaaaagaaaataaatactaCATCCCAAACTCCCTCTATAATAAAAGCTTCTATCCTCCATATGCTGGTGGTGGTGGATTTATCATGGCAGATTCTTTGGTGAAGAGACTGTTCAAAGCTTCAGAAACCTTGGATCTATATCCTATTGATGACGTCTTTCTTGGGATGTGCTTAGAAGTTATTAAAGTCAACCCTATCATGCATGGAGGGTTTAAAACATTTGGCATCGTAAAGAATAAAAGCAGCAAAATGAACAAGGAGCCATGTTTTTATCGCAGTATGATTGTCGTGCACAAACTGCTGCCTGCTGACCTATTACAAATGTGGGAACTTGTGCATAGTAACTTAACCTGTTCTCGGAAGGTCAACATCCTTTAG